A region of Phytohabitans rumicis DNA encodes the following proteins:
- a CDS encoding sigma-70 family RNA polymerase sigma factor has product MTGVTQLTERFERERPHLRAVAYRMLGSLSEADDAVQEAWLRAARADTGGVDNLGAWLTTVVGRVCLNALRARRRHPEESLEVRVPDPILDPAGGTDPEHAAVLADSVGLALMVVLETLTPNERLAFVLHDMFAVPFEEIAPLIERSATATRQLASRARRRVEGQAPAPDPDLARQRAVVDAFFAASRDGDFEALVSVLDPDVVLRSDAGGRSRFTFTMHGPRSVAEQAFTSGRLSPFVHPALINGAAGVVVAARGRALFVMAFTVKGGKVVAIDVLADPDRLAAVDLSRL; this is encoded by the coding sequence GTGACGGGAGTGACGCAGCTCACCGAGCGCTTCGAGCGGGAGCGCCCCCACCTGCGGGCGGTGGCGTACCGGATGCTCGGATCGCTCAGCGAGGCCGACGACGCCGTCCAGGAGGCGTGGCTGCGGGCGGCCCGCGCCGACACCGGCGGCGTGGACAACCTCGGCGCCTGGCTGACCACGGTGGTCGGCCGGGTGTGCCTGAACGCGCTGCGCGCCCGCCGGCGGCACCCGGAGGAGTCGCTGGAGGTGCGCGTACCCGATCCGATCCTGGACCCGGCCGGCGGGACCGACCCGGAGCACGCGGCGGTCCTGGCCGATTCGGTCGGGCTCGCGCTGATGGTGGTCCTGGAGACGCTGACGCCGAACGAGCGCCTCGCGTTCGTGTTGCACGACATGTTCGCGGTGCCGTTCGAGGAGATCGCCCCGCTGATCGAGCGGTCAGCGACCGCGACGCGGCAGCTCGCCAGCCGCGCCCGGCGGCGGGTGGAGGGCCAGGCACCGGCCCCCGACCCGGACCTGGCCCGCCAGCGCGCGGTGGTCGACGCGTTCTTCGCCGCCTCCCGGGACGGCGACTTCGAGGCGCTGGTCTCCGTGCTCGACCCGGACGTGGTGCTGCGCTCCGACGCCGGCGGGCGGTCGCGGTTCACCTTCACCATGCACGGCCCGCGGTCGGTGGCCGAGCAGGCGTTCACCTCCGGCAGGCTGTCCCCGTTCGTGCATCCGGCGCTGATCAACGGCGCCGCCGGGGTCGTGGTCGCCGCGCGGGGCCGGGCACTGTTCGTCATGGCGTTCACCGTCAAGGGCGGCAAGGTGGTGGCGATCGACGTGCTCGCCGATCCGGACCGCCTCGCCGCCGTCGACCTCAGCCGGCTATGA
- a CDS encoding SDR family oxidoreductase — translation MNFPVLVTGGTGTLGRHVVPLLRDAGHPVRVLSRRGGPSGAGVEHVTADLSTGAGVEAAVCGTEIIMHLAGGQKGDDEATRTLVRAAQRAGVGHLVYISVIGADRVPLGWLHTKLAAEQAVAGSGLPWTTLRAAQFHDLVLSMVRGMAKLPVVPVPGGLRLQPVDARDVAERLVELALDKPAGQVPDLAGPTVYPMADLIRGYLRAAGKRRPLLPVRLPGKAGRAYRAGDNLTLHGADTGTRTWESFLDGLGL, via the coding sequence ATGAACTTCCCCGTCCTGGTCACCGGCGGCACCGGCACGCTCGGGCGCCACGTCGTACCGCTGCTGCGCGACGCCGGCCACCCCGTTCGCGTGCTCAGCCGCCGCGGCGGCCCGTCCGGCGCGGGCGTCGAGCACGTCACCGCCGACCTGTCCACCGGCGCGGGCGTCGAGGCCGCGGTGTGCGGCACCGAGATCATCATGCACCTGGCCGGCGGGCAGAAGGGCGACGACGAGGCGACCCGCACCCTGGTCCGCGCCGCTCAGCGGGCCGGGGTCGGGCACCTGGTGTACATCTCGGTCATCGGTGCCGACCGGGTCCCGCTCGGCTGGCTCCACACGAAGCTGGCCGCGGAGCAGGCAGTTGCCGGCTCCGGCCTGCCGTGGACGACGCTGCGCGCCGCCCAGTTCCACGACCTGGTCCTGTCCATGGTGCGGGGGATGGCGAAGCTGCCCGTCGTCCCGGTGCCGGGCGGCCTGCGCCTGCAGCCCGTCGACGCGCGCGACGTGGCGGAACGGCTCGTCGAGCTGGCTCTCGACAAGCCCGCCGGCCAGGTGCCCGACCTCGCCGGGCCCACGGTGTACCCGATGGCCGACCTGATCCGCGGCTACCTGCGCGCGGCCGGCAAGCGCCGCCCGCTGCTCCCGGTCCGCCTGCCCGGCAAGGCCGGCCGCGCCTACCGCGCCGGCGACAACCTCACCCTCCACGGCGCCGACACCGGCACGCGTACGTGGGAGTCCTTCCTGGACGGACTAGGTTTGTGA
- a CDS encoding class I SAM-dependent methyltransferase — protein MDRRTRHNRAAWETASQKHVREYQELLDEARDGSSLVAREEELLRPLLASAPTVVHLQSGHGLDDVALVTAGARRVVGIDFSEVAATAAQRRADELDVACRYLIAALPGAPLRDGCADLVYTGKGALIWMPDLGAWARDAARLLRPSGHLFVYESHPMVPLWAWDPDEPRIRPDRSYFARGHVNDTFPANGATEWQATLGEIINAVISAGLQILHVAEYPEPFWRPGGVDAAAWRGQLPNTFALLARQPPTAPPTAAPPR, from the coding sequence GTGGATCGGCGCACACGACACAACCGTGCGGCCTGGGAGACGGCCTCGCAGAAGCACGTACGCGAGTACCAGGAGCTCCTGGACGAGGCCCGGGACGGCTCGTCCCTCGTTGCCCGGGAGGAGGAGTTGCTGCGCCCGCTCCTCGCGTCCGCGCCGACCGTCGTACACCTGCAGAGCGGCCACGGGCTGGACGACGTCGCGCTCGTCACGGCGGGCGCGCGGCGCGTGGTCGGCATCGACTTCAGCGAGGTGGCCGCCACCGCCGCGCAACGCCGGGCGGACGAGCTCGACGTGGCCTGCCGCTATCTGATCGCCGCGCTGCCCGGCGCGCCCCTGCGGGACGGGTGCGCCGACCTCGTCTACACCGGCAAGGGCGCGCTGATCTGGATGCCTGACCTCGGGGCCTGGGCCCGGGACGCCGCCCGCCTGCTGCGGCCGTCGGGGCACCTGTTCGTCTACGAGTCGCACCCGATGGTGCCGCTCTGGGCCTGGGACCCCGACGAGCCCCGGATCCGCCCCGACCGCAGCTACTTCGCGCGCGGCCACGTGAACGACACGTTCCCCGCCAACGGAGCGACGGAGTGGCAGGCCACCCTGGGAGAGATCATCAATGCGGTGATCTCGGCCGGCCTACAGATCCTGCACGTCGCGGAGTACCCGGAGCCGTTCTGGCGGCCCGGCGGCGTCGACGCGGCCGCCTGGCGAGGACAGCTCCCCAACACCTTCGCCCTGCTAGCCCGCCAGCCACCCACCGCCCCACCCACCGCCGCCCCACCCAGGTGA
- a CDS encoding alpha/beta hydrolase, with amino-acid sequence MADAVVIPGRMFGPASGMLMYAADVAERRDGTLHRHWWSKESPSPFDPPIERWVRDEVAPLLDKVGGRPLLIAKSLGSNAAALAAERSLPAVWLTPVLNVSWVPAALARATAPLLLVGGTADKLWDGALARRLTPHVFEVPDADHGMYVPGPLTDSIAVLGRMVVAVEEFLDEIAWPPR; translated from the coding sequence ATGGCTGACGCTGTCGTGATTCCCGGCCGCATGTTCGGCCCGGCATCGGGGATGCTCATGTACGCCGCCGACGTGGCGGAGCGCCGCGACGGGACCCTGCACCGGCACTGGTGGTCGAAGGAGTCGCCGTCGCCGTTCGACCCGCCGATCGAGCGCTGGGTGCGCGACGAGGTCGCGCCGCTGCTGGACAAGGTGGGCGGGCGCCCGCTGCTGATCGCCAAGTCGCTCGGCAGCAACGCCGCCGCGCTGGCCGCCGAGCGTTCGCTGCCCGCGGTGTGGCTCACGCCGGTGCTGAACGTGTCGTGGGTGCCCGCCGCGCTGGCCCGCGCGACCGCGCCGTTGCTGCTGGTGGGCGGCACCGCCGACAAGCTCTGGGACGGCGCGCTGGCCCGCCGGCTCACCCCGCACGTGTTCGAGGTGCCGGACGCCGACCACGGCATGTACGTGCCCGGCCCGCTCACCGACTCGATCGCGGTGCTCGGCCGGATGGTCGTCGCCGTGGAGGAGTTCCTCGACGAGATCGCCTGGCCCCCACGGTGA